Proteins encoded within one genomic window of Pseudalkalibacillus sp. SCS-8:
- a CDS encoding response regulator transcription factor, with translation MGIKVLLVDDHLMVLKGLRFFLSTQSDIELVGEASNGKEAIEMVDQLQPDVVLMDLTMPVMDGIEATKRIKEEKADVKIIVLTSFSDQDHVVPALQAGADGYQLKDIEPDELVKSIKAVHAGQTHLHPSATTQLLNHVNTGSKNMESERMFNQLTAREKDVLYQITLGRNNKEISSELFITEKTVKTHVSNILGKLGLHDRTQAAVIAMKNKWFKD, from the coding sequence ATGGGGATTAAAGTGCTACTTGTCGATGATCATCTCATGGTGTTGAAGGGCTTGCGATTCTTTCTAAGTACACAATCCGATATCGAACTAGTTGGAGAAGCATCCAATGGAAAAGAAGCGATTGAAATGGTCGATCAACTACAACCAGATGTCGTGCTTATGGATTTGACCATGCCAGTCATGGATGGAATCGAAGCCACCAAACGGATCAAGGAAGAGAAAGCTGATGTGAAAATCATCGTACTGACAAGCTTTTCGGATCAGGACCATGTCGTTCCAGCCTTACAAGCTGGAGCAGACGGCTATCAATTGAAAGATATTGAACCTGACGAGCTTGTAAAATCGATCAAGGCCGTCCATGCAGGTCAAACGCATCTGCATCCGTCCGCAACGACACAGCTATTGAATCATGTGAATACGGGCTCTAAAAACATGGAGTCAGAGCGTATGTTCAATCAGTTGACGGCGCGCGAGAAGGATGTTCTTTACCAGATCACACTTGGACGGAACAATAAAGAAATTTCATCAGAGCTTTTCATTACTGAGAAGACAGTCAAAACTCATGTGAGCAATATTTTAGGGAAGCTCGGTCTTCATGATCGTACACAAGCTGCTGTCATCGCAATGAAGAACAAATGGTTTAAAGACTAG
- a CDS encoding spore coat protein, translated as MTIQNPQTNTPQTPDMNDRDFINDILATEKYMTDAYSTAMNEASHQALYQDISAIAKETQECQRNLFNVMFQKGWYSFDQAQPQALQQDYQKFTGYKQQLPNGSTMQ; from the coding sequence ATGACCATACAAAATCCGCAAACGAATACACCACAGACGCCGGATATGAATGATCGGGATTTCATCAATGATATTCTGGCAACGGAAAAATATATGACTGATGCCTATTCAACGGCTATGAATGAAGCAAGCCATCAGGCGCTTTACCAGGACATTTCCGCAATCGCGAAGGAAACGCAGGAGTGTCAGCGAAATTTGTTCAATGTTATGTTCCAGAAGGGCTGGTACTCCTTCGATCAAGCCCAGCCTCAAGCCTTACAGCAAGATTATCAAAAGTTCACCGGTTATAAACAACAGCTCCCGAACGGAAGTACAATGCAGTAG
- a CDS encoding YusU family protein produces the protein MDQKLKEQFDGLMTKYTELMVGEAGEERKEKIRMWALYTHMSKTMPPLVKHWNEKYPDAKEGMKELIEEVRDMNQQYRNEQK, from the coding sequence ATGGATCAAAAATTGAAGGAACAATTTGATGGCCTCATGACAAAATATACGGAGCTCATGGTGGGAGAAGCAGGTGAAGAACGTAAAGAAAAGATTCGCATGTGGGCGCTTTATACGCATATGTCAAAAACAATGCCACCCCTTGTAAAGCATTGGAATGAAAAATACCCCGATGCGAAAGAAGGCATGAAGGAATTGATTGAGGAAGTACGGGACATGAACCAACAATATCGAAACGAACAAAAATAG